A region of Drosophila mauritiana strain mau12 chromosome 3L, ASM438214v1, whole genome shotgun sequence DNA encodes the following proteins:
- the LOC117141251 gene encoding mitochondrial uncoupling protein Bmcp, producing the protein MGEVKDWRPFVYGGVASITAEFGTFPIDTTKTRLQIQGQKIDQTFSQLRYRGMTDAFVKISREEGLRALYSGIWPAVLRQATYGTIKFGTYYTLKKLANERGLLTNEDGSERVWSNILCAAAAGAISSAIANPTDVLKVRMQVHGKGQHKGLLGCFGEIYKYEGVRGLWRGVGPTAQRAVVIASVELPVYDFCKLQLMNAFGDHVANHFISSFIASLGSAIASTPIDVIRTRLMNQRHVSITMNGVVTAAATPKLYSGSLDCAVQTIRNEGLPALYKGFIPTWVRMGPWNIIFFITYEQLKKY; encoded by the exons ATGGGTGAAGTGAAGGATTGGCGGCCCTTCGTTTACGGCGGAGTCGCCTCAATCACGGCGGAATTTG GCACCTTTCCTATCGACACGACGAAGACGCGCCTCCAAATCCAAGGTCAGAAAATCGACCAAACGTTCTCGCAGCTGCGATATCGCGGCATGACCGATGCCTTCGTGAAAATCTCCCGCGAGGAGGGGCTGAGGGCCCTCTATTCCGG TATTTGGCCAGCAGTTTTAAGACAGGCGACCTATGGCACCATCAAGTTTGGAACCTACTACACCCTGAAGAAGCTGGCCAACGAACGCGGTTTGCTGACCAACGAAGACGGCAGCGAGCGTGTGTGGAGCAATATTCTGTGCGCGGCGGCGGCGGGAGCGATCTCTTCGGCAATTGCTAATCCCACGGATGTGCTGAAGGTGCGGATGCAGGTGCATGGGAAGGGACAGCACAAGGGCCTGCTGGGCTGCTTCGGTGAGATCTACAAATACGAGGGCGTTCGTGGACTTTGGCGCGGTGTGGGTCCGACGGCTCAGCGCGCCGTAGTTATCGCCTCCGTTGAGCTGCCCGTCTacgacttttgtaagctgCAGTTAATGAATGCCTTCGGAGATCACGTGGCCAATCATTTCAT CTCGAGCTTTATTGCCAGTCTAGGCAGTGCCATTGCCTCAACGCCAATTGATGTAATCCGG ACGCGCCTGATGAACCAGCGCCATGTTAGCATAACTATGAATGGAGTGGTCACGGCAGCAGCCACACCAAAGCTGTATAGCGGCAGCCTTGACTGCGCTGTACAGACTATCAGGAACGAAGGACTACCCGCCCTGTACAAAGGTTTCATTCCCACCTGGGTGAGGATGGGTCCGTGGAatatcatattttttataaccTACGAACAACTTAAGAAGTACTAG
- the LOC117141417 gene encoding uncharacterized protein LOC117141417, producing MEFVSAISTVGNTETVAREFAIAFLQAVTSDPDNWIVKVSHQFVGQCFRVLGLNFNVSVHAFSQTQDHPYRDANPNYIFDPVPLVMTELDKFLDRLPRLLAQVGELLAKDSQGTKFDQLTQPIPCYLNLILKWIKVVQAMYRNMQLSNSTSVDRYICEPLARMSFSILGGLAKLLPKYENFSGFKGICLALAVDVRYGIFYQETCDVVVPPMLDIFRKHYKTFCGPEKSALDFVYCILTVVMSDEDCYIKAYEFLESMIRKFAESPQHSHHLRCFTNELITVKYVVLQFETLKDSNSKPLLLATLKYLMTLQRNVASAECFTKRFHEELLHLVLRMSVSSATVASMAAKVYITLSQRQHQEQEIEQHILETYVKIPQNPRKNITYEQFRNELTRYLKTLIQYFPALQEFDFYARVLTARNVRMELSLIAAQCASIIFEMHMVEYTSLPVARDQVNELLRVWPRILKASSKQNGTRPLIYGIYDLIDFDSVAECDAELLLNLESSCLENFLNDDTINESEFQRLYVNISRSVDATGNIQIHTTTSRALRDEQAALQLRLNNTDPESPEMQELLKEYAFSYMRIHAVLMVNKLHVRYVADIYETLAKFVLEMPTLNENITLYGSESLAATLVLLHGDLKDSDIEMIDKISALVKQLQDFCVSELRRENINLKTSKFFVCSTLIMHINQLPYLSLDSAAYDKILEVLTSPPRESPPELTSNTYFADMHYMFRLLIKTDQFDLPTNRIWKLLMQYKMSSIKSLDTEIEELINVFIKYRIESYIHYMSVIQLHIYKDSNVNKKGSIALTAHLRLIDMNCSALDSWLLRYIIFKESLSLLIRNMRIRRSEVTSSSQRNRLLPLKYILNMVVNLRLDEAQFLSIAKMLHVLKDETIGPQENSEIENFITQISTYKYRAEDEHLEATKNEYFEGRLTPLPAGPLHLWQLKTLFNTIDLTD from the exons ATGGAATTTGTAAGCGCCATTTCGACAGTTGGTAACACGGAA ACAGTGGCCAGGGAATTCGCCATTGCCTTTCTGCAGGCCGTGACCTCTGACCCAGATAACTGGATTGTGAAGGTGTCACACCAGTTTGTGGGCCAGTGCTTCCGCGTCCTGGGCCTCAACTTCAACGTGAGCGTCCATGCCTTCAGCCAGACGCAAGATCATCCTTATCGCGATGCCAATCCCAACTATATCTTCGATCCGGTGCCACTGGTTATGACCGAATTGGATAAGTTCCTGGATCGCCTGCCCCGTTTGCTGGCCCAAGTCGGCGAACTGCTGGCCAAAGATTCCCAGGGCACCAAGTTCGATCAGCTCACCCAGCCGATACCCTGCTACCTCAATCTGATTCTGAAGTGGATCAAGGTGGTGCAGGCGATGTACAGGAACATGCAGCTCAGCAACAGCACCTCCGTGGATAGATATATCTGCGAACCGCTAGCCAGAATGT ctttcagcatccttggCGGACTGGCCAAATTGCTGCCCAAATATGAAAACTTTTCGGGCTTCAAGGGAATTTGCCTAGCGCTCGCCGTGGACGTTCGCTATGGCATTTt CTATCAGGAAACCTGCGATGTGGTGGTTCCGCCCATGCTGGACATTTTCCGGAAGCACTACAAAACTTTCTGTGGCCCCGAGAAATCCGCGTTGGATTTTGTATATTGCATCCTGACGGTTGTG atGTCCGACGAGGATTGCTATATTAAAGCTTACGAGTTCTTGGAGTCAATGATTAGGAAGTTTGCCGAAAGCCCACAACACAGTCATCATTTGCGTTGCTTTACCAATGAACTGATTACTGTGAAATATGTTGTGCTACAGTTTGAAACCCTCAAGGACAGCAATTCCAAACCCTTGCTCTTGGCCACTCTGAAGTATTTGATGACTCTTCAGAG AAATGTAGCCAGTGCAGAGTGCTTCACAAAACGTTTCCACGAGGAGCTCCTTCATCTTGTCCTGCGAATGTCAGTTTCGTCGGCGACTGTTGCTTCTATGGCAGCCAAGGTATATATTACACTATCCCAGCGACAGCACCAAGAACAGGAAATAGAACAGCACATTCTGGAGACCTACGTGAAGATCCCGCAAAATCCCAGAAAAAATATCACCTACGAACAGTTTCGAAATGAACTGACGCGCTATCTAAAGACGCTCATTCAGTATTTTCCCGCGCTACAGGAGTTCGACTTCTACGCCCGCGTGCTCACTGCTCGGAATGTTCGTATGGAATTGAGTCTTATTGCTGCGCAATGTGCAAGCATTATCTTTGAAATGCATATGGTAGAGTATACCTCCCTGCCTGTGGCTCGTGACCAGGTCAACGAATTACTGCGAGTCTGGCCTCGGATTTTGAAGGCCTCATCAAAACAAAATGGAACTCGACCACTGATCTACGGTATTTATGATTTGATCGATTTTGACTCAGTAGCAGAGTGTGATGCTGAG TTGCTTTTAAACTTGGAGAGCAGCTGTCTAGAAAATTTTCTAAACGATGACACCATCAATGAGTCTGAGTTCCAAAGGCTCTATGTGAATATATCGCGCTCTGTGGATGCAACAGGGAACATTCAGATACACACTACTACGTCGAGGGCTTTGCGAGATGAACAAGCTGCATTGCAGCTCCGGCTGAACAACACCGACCCCGAGAGCCCAGAAATGCAGGAGCTCTTGAAGGAATATGCCTTTAGCTATATGCGCATTCATGCTGTCCTAATGGTTAATAAGCTTCATGTCCGCTATGTGGCAGACATTTACGAAACACTCGCCAAATTTGTGCTAGAAATGCCTACACTgaatgaaaatataa CTCTTTATGGCTCCGAAAGTTTGGCTGCCACGCTGGTTCTTTTGCACGGAGATCTTAAGGATTCGGACATCGAGATGATCGACAAGATATCTGCATTGGTAAAGCAGCTGCAAGACTTTTGCGTTTCTGAACTGAGAAGGGAAAACATAAACTTAAAAACATcaaagttttttgtttgttctaCTCTCATAATGCACATCAACCAACTGCCATATTTAAGCCTGGACTCCGCTGCATATGACAAGATTTTGGAAGTATTAACCTCACCACCACGTGAATCACCGCCTGAATTAACTTCAAATACTTATTTTGCCGATATGCACTATATGTTTCGTCTTCTCATAAAGACGGATCAATTCGACCTTCCCACCAATCGAATATGGAAGTTACTAATGCAATACAAAATG TCTTCAATCAAATCTTTGGACACCGAGATAGAAGAGCTTATAAATGTTTTCATAAAGTATCGGATTGAGAGCTATATCCATTATATGTCGGTAATTCAGTTGCATATCTACAAAGATTCCAACGTGAACAAGAAGGGTTCCATTGCCTTGACTGCCCATCTTCGACTGATCGATATGAACTGCAGTGCTTTGGACTCCTGGCTGCTGCGTTATATTATCTTTAAAGAATCGCTTAGTCTCTTGATCAGAAACATGCGTATTAGAAGATCGGAGGTTACAAGTTCAAGTCAACGGAATCGTCTTCTGCCATTGAAGTATATTCTAAATATGGTGGTCAACTTGCGTCTGGATGAAGCCCAATTTTTAAGCAT TGCTAAAATGCTGCACGTTTTGAAGGACGAGACAATTGGGCCGCAAGAGAATTCGGAAATCGAGAACTTTATCACTCAGATCAGTACATATAAATATCGGGCCGAGGATGAGCATTTGGAGGCTACAAAAAATGAGTACTTCGAGGGTAGGCTAACACCTTTGCCCGCTGGTCCATTGCATCTTTGGCAGCTTAAAACTCTTTTTAATACAATAGATTTAACTGATTAA
- the LOC117140570 gene encoding vacuole membrane protein 1 has translation MAASNVSEAGDTSLAELVQDRMEWKSLVLWRRPVQTLKYGGLEAGHLLVSFTAKLLNLWLVGGLLLLGMFCLLPGPHADFVIFCQQRFGFAVYWLGLGVLSSVGFGTGLHTFLLYLGPHLAAVTLAAYECQTLDFPSPPYPDLKVCPQEPYKRNYPDVWQILAKVRPEALLWGIGTALGELPPYFMTRRARLSGKELNGAEEQKLLDEKRRCGKLGIFDHAKLFMERAMRRVGFLGILFCASIPNPLFDLAGVTCGHFLVPFWKFFVATLIGKALVKATIQQLFVIASLTESLVDRFVVGLGKLHYVGPPMQRMIRELLRSTKQQMHGTVNSDSLAYLSHLVRAFELCALIMVTCFVVSSLNCLAQIHCKRKQEKRRKMRNLEMILYAETEASSSEEFSV, from the coding sequence ATGGCTGCTAGCAACGTCTCTGAAGCAGGAGACACTTCATTGGCTGAACTGGTACAGGATCGGATGGAATGGAAGTCCCTGGTTCTTTGGCGTCGCCCTGTACAGACTTTGAAGTATGGTGGCCTGGAGGCCGGTCATTTGTTGGTATCCTTCACCGCAAAGCTGTTGAATCTGTGGCTAGTGGGCggtctgctgctgttgggcatgttttgtttactgCCCGGACCTCATGCAGATTTCGTGATTTTCTGCCAGCAGAGGTTCGGATTTGCGGTTTACTGGCTTGGCCTGGGCGTGCTCTCATCTGTGGGGTTTGGCACCGGGCTGCACACCTTTCTGCTCTACCTGGGCCCTCACCTGGCAGCAGTCACTCTGGCCGCCTACGAGTGTCAGACTCTGGACTTTCCCTCTCCTCCGTATCCGGACTTGAAGGTCTGCCCACAGGAGCCGTACAAGCGCAATTACCCAGATGTGTGGCAAATTTTGGCAAAGGTGCGTCCGGAGGCGCTACTCTGGGGCATTGGCACTGCTCTTGGTGAGCTGCCGCCGTACTTTATGACACGTAGAGCACGGCTCTCCGGCAAGGAGTTGAATGGAGCGGAGGAGCAAAAGTTATTAGATGAAAAGCGAAGGTGCGGAAAGCTAGGCATTTTCGACCATGCCAAGCTGTTCATGGAACGGGCGATGCGAAGAGTGGGCTTCCTGGGAATACTATTCTGCGCCAGCATACCCAATCCTCTGTTCGACCTGGCCGGCGTAACGTGCGGACACTTTTTGGTGCCCTTTTGGAAGTTCTTTGTGGCCACCCTGATCGGCAAGGCGTTGGTGAAGGCCACCATACAGCAGTTGTTCGTTATCGCGTCCCTAACCGAGAGTCTAGTCGATAGGTTTGTGGTCGGTCTGGGCAAGCTACACTATGTGGGACCACCAATGCAGCGCATGATCAGGGAACTGCTGCGGTCCACAAAGCAGCAAATGCATGGAACAGTCAATTCCGATTCCCTGGCCTACCTCAGCCACCTGGTTCGGGCGTTCGAGCTGTGTGCCCTCATCATGGTCACCTGTTTCGTAGTATCCTCGCTGAACTGCCTCGCACAAATCCATTGCAAGCGCAAGCAGGAGAAGAGGCGCAAGATGCGAAACCTGGAGATGATCCTCTATGCCGAAACGGAGGCATCATCGTCGGAGGAGTTCAGCGTCTAA